From the Montipora capricornis isolate CH-2021 chromosome 2, ASM3666992v2, whole genome shotgun sequence genome, one window contains:
- the LOC138036429 gene encoding uncharacterized protein — protein MSREALSRLDVSERPDRFNKGRNANKLRTYRDCSRTTSHVSSHATTVVTAPKNERCDPKNLCEMCGKSHDLDDCKEYLKKSLQERREFLKEKAVLRPTIKNQNPSNEQSVDVVTTSHAETEEAVCSVVGIGNPVTAVPIVPVRLKAAGNEDVAACLDVKGADTKLMVRTVNGIRRTDDNHYEIPLPFRSDDVCFPDNREQVLQRACWLKRKFTRNSKFYEDYVNFMNDIIRKGFARKVPEDRAPAKSGQLWYIPHHGVYNPRKPNKIRVVFDCSARFGGTSLNDQLLKGPDLTSCLVSVLSRFRQQPIAFMGDIDAMFHQVRVPDKQRDFLRFFWWPSGSLDRDLAEYQMNVHLFGAVSSPSSSNFALRQAADDAEEFIGSETAEVLRKNFYVDDCLRSEESEEEAIQRIRGVRSACAHGGFNLSKIVSNRRRVLESVPEDLRAQGLRALDLSSNFLPVERALGVQWAVESDTFGFRVILKDKPLTRRGILSTICSIFDPLGMAAPFLLSGKKILQDLCRTKLDWDDEIDDEFCIRWENWRSQLSALEHFSMDRCVKPDGFGSVVSRQIHHFSDASAIGYGQVTYLRTENDKGNIHCSFLMGKSRLAPLKAMTIPHFELTAATISVQIGGMVSRELDDPVDSETYWTDSTTVLKYIRNEVKRFHVFVANRMQSIRDQTDPAQWRYVESKNNPADDASRGLNGYQLSDQQRWIKGPDFLWLSESEWPEPPCVLNSVLNNDPDVKKVQVLTTVVDEKADILTRLARFSNWHRMKRCIAWILRLKQLLTHKQLPLTDKAHRTRNAAIKDTSHESFTVEEMQCAEKTILRLVQYSAFPRELEALRKIQREHCKESRDFSRARKAEIKKSSTLYQLDPVLDKNGLLRVGGRLGKSRVFPDDFKHPVILPKKSFVVNLVIRDAHERVGHSGRSITLGALRSKYWIINANSVVRHFISKSVTCRRLRGVISEQKMADLPKERLTPASPFTYCGVDYFGPFLSKKDARKRSVTVRCLPAYQVGPCTSRLRTR, from the exons ATGTCACGAGAAGCGCTAAGTCGTTTGGATGTGTCAGAACGCCCCGATCGCTTCAACAAGGGTAGGAATGCAAACAAGCTGAGAACATACAGAGACTGTTCCCGCACGACAAGCCATGTTTCTAGTCACGCAACGACAGTAGTTACTGCACCCAAGAACGAAAGGTGTGACCCTAAAAACTTGTGTGAGATGTGTGGGAAGAGTCATGATCTTGATGACTGTAAAGAGTACTTAAAGAAGTCCTTACAAGAAAGGAGAGAGTTTCTAAAGGAGAAAGCTGTGCTTCGC CCAACAATCAAGAATCAGAATCCCTCGAACGAGCAATCAGTCGATGTGGTAACTACTTCTCATGCTGAAACTGAGGAGGCCGTTTGTAGTGTTGTTGGCATAGGGAATCCAGTAACTGCCGTACCTATAGTCCCTGTCAGACTAAAAGCCGCCGGAAATGAAGACGTAGCTGCCTGCTTGGATGTTAAAGGTGCCGACACGAAGCTGATGGTGAGAACTGTGAACG GCATTCGACGCACAGATGACAACCACTACGAGATACCTCTACCCTTCCGCTCTGACGATGTGTGTTTTCCGGACAACAGAGAGCAGGTGTTGCAAAGAGCATGCTGGCTGAAAAGAAAGTTTACAAGAAACAGCAAATTTTACGAAGACTACGTTAATTTTATGAATGACATCATCCGTAAGGGATTTGCTAGAAAGGTGCCAGAAGATCGAGCTCCCGCCAAGTCAGGTCAACTGTGGTATATACCTCATCATGGTGTCTACAATCCTAGGAAACCAAACAAGATCAGGGTTGTCTTTGATTGCAGTGCCAGATTTGGAGGGACGTCTCTAAATGACCAATTACTCAAAGGGCCAGACCTGACCAGTTGCTTAGTTAGCGTGTTGTCAAGATTTCGTCAGCAACCAATCGCCTTTATGGGTGATATTGATGCCATGTTTCACCAGGTTCGAGTACCCGATAAACAAAGAGATTTTCTCAGATTCTTTTGGTGGCCGAGTGGTAGCCTCGACAGAGATCTCGCAGAATATCAGATGAATGTGCACCTGTTTGGAGCTGTGTCCTCCCCCAGTTCTTCCAATTTCGCTTTAAGACAAGCTGCAGATGATGCAGAAGAATTCATTGGTTCCGAAACAGCTGAGGTATTGAGGAAGAATTTTTATGTAGATGACTGTCTACGCTCGGAAGAGTCAGAAGAAGAGGCTATTCAGAGAATACGTGGTGTACGCTCCGCATGTGCTCATGGAGGCTTCAACCTATCGAAGATTGTCAGCAACAGAAGAAGGGTGTTGGAGAGCGTGCCAGAGGACTTACGTGCCCAAGGATTGAGAGCTTTGGACCTGAGCAGTAATTTTCTACCAGTTGAAAGAGCCCTTGGGGTACAGTGGGCTGTCGAATCAGACACGTTTGGGTTTCGAGTCATCCTCAAGGACAAGCCACTCACTCGCCGAGGTATTCTTTCCACCATCTGTTCTATTTTTGACCCACTAGGGATGGCTGCGCCTTTTTTGTTGAGcggaaagaaaattttgcaaGATCTGTGCCGTACGAAGTTAGACTGGGATGATGAGATTGACGATGAGTTTTGCATACGTTGGGAGAATTGGAGAAGTCAGTTGTCTGCATTGGAGCACTTCTCAATGGACCGTTGTGTCAAGCCTGATGGTTTCGGCTCTGTTGTTTCAAGGCAAATCCACCATTTCTCAGACGCAAGTGCCATTGGTTATGGCCAAGTGACATATCTACGGACTGAAAACGACAAGGGTAACATCCACTGTTCATTTCTGATGGGCAAGTCCCGCCTAGCCCCACTTAAAGCCATGACAATTCCGCATTTCGAGCTTACAGCCGCGACTATCTCTGTTCAAATAGGTGGAATGGTTTCCAGAGAGCTAGATGATCCCGTTGATAGTGAAACCTATTGGACCGATAGCACGACCGTATTGAAGTACATACGAAACGAAGTGAAGCGTTTCCACGTGTTTGTAGCAAATCGCATGCAAAGTATCAGAGATCAAACAGATCCCGCTCAGTGGAGGTATGTTGAATCCAAGAACAACCCGGCTGATGACGCATCGCGTGGTCTGAATGGTTATCAATTATCTGATCAGCAACGTTGGATCAAAGGCCCCGATTTCTTATGGTTGTCCGAGAGTGAATGGCCCGAGCCTCCTTGTGTCCTGAATAGCGTCCTCAACAATGATCCTGATGTCAAGAAAGTTCAAGTGCTAACTACTGTTGTCGACGAAAAGGCAGACATCCTGACGAGGCTTGCGCGTTTCAGTAACTGGCATCGCATGAAGAGATGCATCGCATGGATACTTCGCCTCAAGCAATTATTAACCCACAAGCAGTTACCGCTGACAGACAAAGCACACAGAACGAGAAATGCAGCCATTAAAGACACGAGTCACGAATCATTCacggttgaagaaatgcagtgCGCAGAGAAAACCATTCTCCGACTGGTACAATATAGTGCGTTTCCTAGGGAGCTTGAAGCCTTACGGAAGATCCAGCGAGAGCATTGTAAAGAGAGTCGTGATTTTTCAAGAGCCAGAAAAGCAGAAATCAAGAAATCTAGCACATTGTACCAACTTGATCCTGTTCTAGACAAGAATGGCTTGCTGCGTGTTGGGGGGAGACTTGGCAAATCACGAGTGTTTCCAGATGATTTCAAACACCCGGTTATCCTCCCAAAGAAGAGTTTCGTGGTGAATCTCGTCATTCGTGACGCACATGAAAGGGTTGGCCATTCCGGTCGAAGCATCACCTTGGGCGCGCTTAGGAGCAAGTATTGGATCATCAACGCCAATTCCGTTGTAAGGCACTTCATCTCAAAGTCCGTGACGTGTCGCCGGCTTCGTGGTGTAATCAGTGAACAAAAGATGGCCGATCTTCCCAAAGAAAGATTAACACCAGCCTCTCCATTTACGTATTGTGGCGTCGATTACTTTGGCCCTTTTTTATCAAAGAAGGAC